The genomic region AATTATTTTTCTAACCAAATATTCGATTGGCGAAAGATAATTTAGTATTTTTCTTGGTCTTTGGTTTAAAGACAATATAAATTTATGAACTGCATTTTTAGTAGTGTTTGAAAAATTAAATTTTTTAGGAAATTTTTCTCTAATTAAACCATTAGTATTTTCATTAGTACCTCTTTGTCAAGGTGAATATGCATCAGCAAAATAAATTTTCACATTTAAATTTTTTTCAAGTTGTTGTCAATTAGCAAATTCTTTACCCCTATCAAATGTTATAGTCTTAACAAGATTATTTGGAAGAATTGATAAATAATGACTAATATTTTTGTTAATAACTTTAGTAGTTCTATTTTCAACTAATATTGCTAAAGTAAATCTTGATGTTCTTTCAACTAAAGTTATTAAACATGATTTACTTTTACCTCGTGATGATACTACAGTATCACCTTCTCAATGGCCAAGAGTTATACGATTATTAACATTTCGTTCTTTAATGGATTTACCATTAAATTTACCTCGATTTTCTTGAGATTTTCGTTTCTTACCTTTTCTTCTTAAATTTTTACTAGTAACCTTTTCAAGTAATCCAGAATAAATTCAATTGTAAATTGTTTTAAAACTAATAATTCATTCTTGATGAAAATTTTTAATTCTGCCATAAATTTGTTCAGGCGATCAACCTAATAATAATTTTTGTTGCACATATTTTACTAATTCTCTATTTTTAAATTTATGAAAATAAACATGTAATTGTTTTCTATTTTCTGCTTTATTTTGTGCAATTAATGAAAAATAATGATTATTATCTTTATTTCTATTAACTTCTCGATTAATAGTACTAATACTTCGATTAAGATTTTTAGCTATTTCACTAATTTTTACTTTAAATTTCAATTGATTCTCAATATAAATTCTTTCATCTATGCCAAGATGTTTGTATCCCATATAAAAACTCCTTAAATTTACTTTTTCTAAAATAAACTTAGCATCATGAAATTTTTATATGAAATCTTTTGCAATTTTATTTACTTGCACTTACAAGTATAATTGAGCATATATATATATATTGAAAAATGGATAGGCTACAATAAGTTGGACCATAATTATATAGACTTCAAAATTATTAAGAAAGAAGGAATATAAAAATGGGAAATAAAACCTCATACTCTGAAGAATTTAAAAAACAAATTGTAATGCTATACAAAAATGACAAAAGTGTTATTAATTTAGGGAAAGAATATAATTTACCAAAACCAACTATTTATAGTTGAATTAAAAATTATAATAATTCTGGGTCATTTAAAGCAAAAGATAATCGCATTGTCGAAGAAAATGAATTAATTTACTTGCGAAAAGAAAACCAACAATTACGAATGGAAAATGACATTTTAAAGCAAGCAGCACTGATAATCGGGAAAAAATAACAATAATTAATAACAACAAAAATAAATATTCAGTGAGGAAAATATGTAAGATTTTAGGTTTACTAAAATCAACATATTATTATCAAACTAATAAATGCACCAAGTTTGATGTTAATAATTATGAACAAGAAGTTATCAGTGCATTTAATAAAAGTCGCAAGATTTATGGTGCTCGTAAAATTAAAGCTGTTTTAATAAGAAAAAATATCATTTTATCACGACGAAAAATCCGATTCATTATGATCAAAAATAATTTGGTTTCTAAATACACCAAGTTAAAATATTGTAATCATAAAAAAACAGTTAATAATGACGAAATTAATAATGTTTTAAATCGTCAATTTAATGACAAAAAACCAAATGAAGTTGTTGTTAGTGATTTAACATATGTTCAAGTTGGCACTAAATGACATTATATTTGTTTATTAATTGACTTGTTTAATCGCGAAGTAATTGGCTATAGTGCTGGACCAAATA from Spiroplasma endosymbiont of Lonchoptera lutea harbors:
- a CDS encoding IS30 family transposase, encoding MGYKHLGIDERIYIENQLKFKVKISEIAKNLNRSISTINREVNRNKDNNHYFSLIAQNKAENRKQLHVYFHKFKNRELVKYVQQKLLLGWSPEQIYGRIKNFHQEWIISFKTIYNWIYSGLLEKVTSKNLRRKGKKRKSQENRGKFNGKSIKERNVNNRITLGHWEGDTVVSSRGKSKSCLITLVERTSRFTLAILVENRTTKVINKNISHYLSILPNNLVKTITFDRGKEFANWQQLEKNLNVKIYFADAYSPWQRGTNENTNGLIREKFPKKFNFSNTTKNAVHKFILSLNQRPRKILNYLSPIEYLVRKII
- a CDS encoding IS3 family transposase (programmed frameshift), with protein sequence MGNKTSYSEEFKKQIVMLYKNDKSVINLGKEYNLPKPTIYSWIKNYNNSGSFKAKDNRIVEENELIYLRKENQQLRMENDIFKASSTDNREKITIINNNKNKYSVRKICKILGLLKSTYYYQTNKCTKFDVNNYEQEVISAFNKSRKIYGARKIKAVLIRKNIILSRRKIRFIMIKNNLVSKYTKLKYCNHKKTVNNDEINNVLNRQFNDKKPNEVVVSDLTYVQVGTKWHYICLLIDLFNREVIGYSAGPNKTAELVQQAFHKITRPLNKITLFHTDRGNEFKNKIIDEILITFKIKRSLSSKGCPYDNAVAEATYKTFKTEFINGKKFANLTQLKCELFDFVNWYNNIRIHGSLNYLTPVEFRKYQST